One genomic window of Methanosphaera cuniculi includes the following:
- a CDS encoding argininosuccinate synthase, with the protein MEKVVLAFSGGLDTSVCVKLLEEKYGMEVITACVDVGQPEDEIKRPQEAADKIGSSKHYTIDAKDEFAKDYAFRCIKTNSLYEGYPLSTAYARPLIAKKIVEIAEKEGASTIAHGCTGKGNDQFRFEATIRSESDLDIVAPVRDYNLTRTEEQEYAKEHGIPLPSEKIYSIDENIWGRSIEGGLLENPANAAPEDIYAWTSSTEDAPDTPEIVKIEFVNGEPVKINDEELAPVALIRKANEIAGKNAIGRIDMIEDRIIGLKSRENYETPGAILLITAHQALEKLIFSREEIKFAEMISQKYAELVYDGHWNEPLREDLDAVNDFMQRRVNGIVEVRLHKGSMKVITKQSPCALYNQEDVSFDDKGIDQREMIGMVKYHDIQGAEYSKVKKDLE; encoded by the coding sequence ATGGAAAAAGTTGTATTAGCATTCAGTGGAGGACTTGACACATCAGTTTGTGTAAAATTACTCGAAGAAAAATATGGTATGGAAGTAATCACAGCATGTGTAGATGTAGGACAACCAGAAGATGAAATTAAAAGACCACAAGAAGCAGCAGATAAAATAGGTTCATCAAAACACTATACAATTGATGCAAAAGATGAATTTGCAAAAGACTATGCATTCAGATGTATAAAAACAAACTCATTATATGAAGGATATCCTTTAAGTACAGCATATGCAAGACCATTAATAGCTAAAAAAATTGTGGAAATTGCAGAAAAAGAAGGAGCATCAACAATAGCACATGGATGTACAGGAAAAGGAAATGATCAATTCAGATTTGAAGCAACTATCAGATCAGAATCAGACCTAGACATTGTAGCACCAGTACGAGACTACAACCTAACAAGAACAGAAGAACAAGAATATGCAAAAGAACACGGCATACCACTACCATCAGAAAAAATCTACAGTATAGATGAAAACATCTGGGGAAGATCAATCGAAGGAGGACTTCTTGAAAACCCAGCAAATGCAGCACCAGAAGATATCTACGCATGGACATCCTCAACAGAAGATGCACCAGACACACCAGAAATTGTAAAAATAGAATTTGTTAATGGTGAACCTGTAAAAATTAATGATGAAGAACTTGCACCTGTAGCATTAATTAGAAAAGCAAATGAAATAGCAGGTAAAAATGCAATAGGAAGAATAGACATGATTGAAGATCGTATAATTGGTCTTAAATCACGTGAAAACTATGAAACACCAGGAGCAATACTACTCATCACAGCTCACCAAGCACTTGAAAAACTAATCTTTAGTCGTGAAGAAATTAAATTTGCTGAAATGATCAGCCAAAAATATGCAGAACTAGTATATGATGGACACTGGAATGAACCACTCAGAGAAGATCTTGACGCTGTAAATGACTTCATGCAAAGACGTGTAAATGGTATAGTTGAAGTAAGATTACATAAAGGATCAATGAAAGTAATTACAAAACAATCACCATGTGCATTATACAACCAAGAAGATGTATCATTTGATGATAAAGGTATTGACCAAAGAGAAATGATTGGAATGGTAAAATACCACGACATTCAAGGTGCAGAATACTCAAAAGTAAAAAAAGACCTAGAATAA
- a CDS encoding NAD(P)/FAD-dependent oxidoreductase, with protein sequence MNIVIIGGGASGLTTASNIRKYDDESQIIVFTTQKNVAYSPCAIPYVIGGHIDSFDDIIMHKPGEYMRKNIRIMTETTVTSIDKDNTEITYKTKDSETDEKIKYDKLVIATGGKPLIPPIPGKDLKGVFKVRTVEDGKEIQNYAQNAKRVVLVGGGAIGLELGSELANKGIDVTIAEMMPQLFPRSFDKEMSDKFQKHLQDKNVTILTGSAVQSINGDEKVESVTIDGEERLADMVILSTGVRPQTELAESIGCELGQFAIDVDEHMETSVENVYAAGDCVEVTSAITGEKTLSPLGTTAVRQGIILARHLVGHDLEFKPVLNSTVSQIGIMEMGAVGITQQEAEKNGIDVVVSNVDSLSRARYYPGSKPLFLKLIAKLDGTIIGCQMFGQEAVAERVDTMTTIISQKLTCDEVVTMEFSYAPPVSQVIDPLAQAAAECLEKIEAIEDQKQLEAEEKQKHDIEVAKEEQKVINKNMVQIRKDDAMAKIAEQLDDIRAKREKIEEPTIQTEQPPQPTVSFTQLLRQNQE encoded by the coding sequence TTGAATATTGTAATAATCGGAGGTGGAGCCTCCGGGTTAACAACCGCATCCAACATAAGAAAATATGATGATGAATCTCAAATAATTGTATTTACAACACAAAAGAATGTAGCATATTCCCCATGTGCAATACCATATGTAATAGGTGGACATATAGACAGCTTTGATGATATAATTATGCATAAACCAGGAGAATATATGCGTAAAAACATCAGAATAATGACAGAAACCACAGTAACAAGTATAGACAAAGATAACACAGAAATAACATACAAAACTAAAGATTCTGAAACTGATGAAAAAATAAAATACGATAAACTCGTAATAGCAACAGGTGGAAAACCACTAATACCACCAATACCAGGAAAAGATCTCAAAGGAGTATTTAAAGTAAGAACAGTAGAAGATGGAAAAGAAATTCAAAACTACGCACAAAATGCAAAACGTGTAGTACTAGTTGGAGGAGGAGCAATAGGACTAGAATTAGGATCAGAACTAGCAAATAAAGGAATTGATGTTACTATTGCTGAAATGATGCCACAACTATTCCCAAGATCATTTGACAAAGAAATGTCAGATAAATTCCAAAAACACTTACAAGATAAAAACGTGACCATACTCACAGGCTCAGCAGTACAATCTATTAATGGTGATGAAAAAGTAGAATCTGTAACAATAGATGGAGAAGAAAGACTAGCAGATATGGTAATACTCTCAACAGGAGTAAGACCACAAACTGAACTAGCTGAAAGCATAGGCTGTGAACTAGGACAATTTGCAATAGATGTAGATGAACACATGGAAACATCAGTTGAAAACGTATATGCAGCAGGAGATTGTGTAGAAGTTACAAGTGCTATAACTGGTGAAAAAACATTATCACCTCTAGGTACAACAGCTGTAAGACAAGGAATAATTCTAGCACGCCACCTAGTAGGACATGACTTAGAATTTAAACCAGTTCTTAACTCCACAGTATCACAAATTGGAATCATGGAAATGGGAGCTGTAGGAATCACACAACAAGAAGCTGAGAAAAATGGAATTGATGTTGTAGTAAGTAATGTAGATTCACTATCTCGTGCTCGATATTATCCTGGAAGTAAACCATTATTCCTAAAACTCATTGCAAAACTTGATGGAACAATTATTGGATGTCAAATGTTTGGACAAGAAGCAGTAGCAGAAAGAGTAGATACAATGACAACCATAATATCACAAAAACTAACATGTGATGAAGTTGTAACAATGGAATTTTCATACGCACCACCAGTATCACAAGTAATTGACCCACTAGCACAAGCAGCAGCAGAATGTCTTGAAAAAATTGAAGCTATTGAAGATCAAAAACAACTTGAAGCTGAAGAAAAACAAAAACATGATATTGAAGTTGCAAAAGAAGAACAAAAAGTTATTAATAAAAACATGGTTCAAATAAGAAAAGATGATGCAATGGCTAAAATTGCAGAGCAACTTGATGATATCAGAGCAAAACGTGAAAAAATAGAAGAACCAACAATCCAAACAGAACAACCACCACAACCAACAGTAAGTTTCACACAACTACTACGTCAAAATCAAGAATAA
- a CDS encoding redox-regulated ATPase YchF has product MLQIAVTGKPNVGKSSFFNSATLSEVEVANYPFTTIDANAAIAYVTSPCPCGELEVTCNPRTGKCEEHIRYIPVELIDVAGLVPGAHEGKGLGNQFLDDLSQARALIHIIDASGSTDAEGNPCEAGSHDPLDDVNFLKGEVTMWVYSILERNWPRLIRKVMSEHLNFAKVIAEQLSGAGVFLDDVLEAERSITDTNYDKWEKDEILDFIEKILEHAKPIIIVANKIDTPTAYENIQRLQEKYDQVIPTSAESELALVNAQKAGLIKYQSGDDHFTIVDEAKLSDKQKAALMYIDENVLKKYGSTGIQETLNTAVYDVLNEIVVYPVEDEHKYSDQKGNILPDALLIPKGSNPRDLAYCIHTDIGEGFTHAIDARRNMRISSEQELKQSDIISIISNK; this is encoded by the coding sequence ATGTTACAAATAGCAGTAACAGGAAAACCAAACGTTGGAAAATCATCATTCTTTAACTCAGCAACACTATCAGAAGTTGAAGTAGCAAACTACCCATTTACCACCATAGATGCAAATGCAGCAATTGCATATGTAACAAGTCCATGTCCATGTGGAGAACTAGAAGTTACATGCAACCCAAGAACAGGAAAATGTGAAGAACACATTCGCTACATACCAGTAGAATTAATAGATGTAGCAGGTTTAGTACCAGGAGCACATGAAGGAAAAGGACTTGGAAACCAATTTCTTGATGATTTAAGTCAAGCTCGAGCATTAATTCATATAATAGATGCATCAGGATCAACAGATGCTGAGGGAAATCCATGTGAAGCTGGAAGCCATGACCCACTAGATGATGTAAACTTCCTAAAAGGAGAAGTAACCATGTGGGTATACTCAATACTTGAACGTAACTGGCCACGACTCATACGAAAAGTTATGTCAGAACATCTTAACTTTGCAAAAGTAATAGCAGAACAACTAAGTGGAGCAGGAGTATTTCTTGATGATGTACTAGAAGCTGAACGAAGCATTACCGATACAAATTATGATAAATGGGAAAAAGATGAAATACTAGATTTTATTGAAAAAATACTAGAACATGCAAAACCAATCATAATTGTAGCAAACAAAATAGATACACCAACTGCATATGAAAACATACAAAGACTACAAGAAAAATATGACCAAGTAATACCAACAAGTGCAGAATCAGAACTCGCATTAGTAAATGCACAAAAAGCAGGACTTATCAAATACCAGTCAGGTGATGATCATTTTACAATAGTTGATGAAGCTAAATTATCAGATAAACAAAAAGCAGCTCTAATGTATATTGATGAAAATGTTCTTAAAAAATATGGATCAACCGGAATACAAGAAACACTAAATACAGCTGTATATGATGTGCTAAATGAAATTGTAGTATATCCTGTTGAAGATGAACATAAATACTCAGATCAAAAAGGAAACATACTACCTGATGCACTACTAATACCAAAAGGATCAAATCCACGAGATCTAGCATACTGTATACATACAGATATAGGTGAAGGATTTACCCATGCAATAGATGCAAGACGAAACATGAGAATATCAAGTGAACAAGAACTAAAACAATCAGATATCATAAGTATAATATCAAATAAATAG
- the cfbD gene encoding Ni-sirohydrochlorin a,c-diamide reductive cyclase catalytic subunit, whose product MHPRPSPIAAALYTLRDLQVDVIIMHGPAGCCFRTGRLLEDDGVHVITTAMNENDYIFGASNKLIETIHEVADTFKPKKIGIVGTCVSMIIGEDMKKAAQEAAEDFDIIIVETHGGVSAGDNTTGAIATLKAAEDAGVINHKEVERQSEMLKKATELEKTRGMAKGEYIEPNYGDNKVKVAKIILDAMKDNKKVTIVLNAKKETSYLFADIMTINWQDYDLTPPTYIANTDETIGLNYIQKHAKTVNETISKPVDYTTGGLDEYPITGIKAEEILKDLNSDVTIILGVPHAVNVANIPGMTIAVTDGPRLVKPLQEMGYDYVVTELDAHSKTLGVDNIVESEFAQTLRGIIE is encoded by the coding sequence ATACACCCAAGACCAAGTCCAATAGCAGCAGCACTTTATACTCTACGTGATCTTCAAGTTGATGTAATAATAATGCATGGTCCTGCAGGATGTTGTTTTAGAACAGGACGCTTGCTTGAAGATGATGGAGTACATGTAATAACAACAGCAATGAATGAAAATGATTACATCTTCGGAGCTTCAAATAAACTAATTGAAACAATACATGAAGTAGCAGACACATTTAAGCCTAAAAAAATTGGAATTGTTGGAACATGTGTAAGTATGATAATAGGCGAAGATATGAAAAAAGCAGCACAAGAAGCTGCAGAAGATTTTGATATAATTATCGTTGAAACACATGGAGGAGTAAGTGCTGGTGATAACACAACAGGTGCAATAGCAACACTAAAAGCTGCAGAAGATGCAGGAGTAATAAATCACAAAGAAGTAGAACGACAAAGTGAAATGCTAAAAAAAGCTACTGAACTTGAAAAAACACGTGGAATGGCAAAAGGTGAATACATAGAACCAAATTATGGAGATAATAAAGTAAAAGTAGCAAAAATAATACTTGATGCAATGAAAGATAACAAGAAAGTAACAATAGTATTAAATGCTAAAAAAGAAACAAGCTACCTATTTGCTGATATTATGACTATAAACTGGCAAGATTATGATCTTACACCACCAACATACATTGCAAATACAGATGAAACAATTGGACTTAACTACATTCAAAAACATGCAAAAACAGTGAATGAAACAATCAGCAAACCAGTTGACTATACAACCGGGGGACTTGATGAATATCCAATAACAGGTATTAAAGCTGAAGAAATACTAAAAGATCTTAATTCTGATGTAACAATAATACTAGGAGTTCCACATGCTGTAAATGTAGCAAATATACCAGGTATGACAATAGCAGTTACAGATGGACCAAGACTTGTAAAACCATTACAGGAAATGGGTTATGACTACGTTGTAACAGAACTAGATGCACATTCAAAAACACTTGGTGTGGATAATATTGTAGAATCAGAATTTGCACAAACACTACGTGGAATAATCGAATAA
- a CDS encoding beta strand repeat-containing protein, with protein MNKKNKFLFLGLTLLLILVSVSSINATENNDTTTISDTTSTNDIINVEKTTPVEKDTITTDVKSENKIIKNTKKDLKDVKTVKKASNTTVNVNSSNYNQYFTNSGKLSDKISANSSIILNGKFENKTFQINKPGIYLAGKNSIIKNGQITITENAENSTLTNISIQISNSNITKAINNQAMGVTLSNINITYNKPAGITLGILNTAENVSILNNNIKIEGPNAPIDWYNSSSERYMKVNTAAISSQGDDITIRGNNINVTIANGSAYDPYGTIDVIEIVNGDNVNIINNTIVASKASYVYAISAAITNSRVSNNKFNISSESYINAIQIGNMIATGSNVGIANNIITGVCKNTTPLSYDESKAYAIIASGVSKATNMNITNNTINVNATLNTGIELFNTENNIITDNKMNLSGVYSTGIKGNLAPKTIIRNNKINSTGNSSIVTYPGVYGVIYNNDAIYLENSMYVNITNNNMKVMDKGCSEQTAPIILNKSSTIRVTDNIINTSNDEKTIQNIGSSNVLDDKNTIYINGTLQDTYIITNNTISQYFIKENGYQLADNVSDHDILNFQGTIANLTDSNFKMVINKQVKLISTTQDAVIRNVPIIITTEGENTKIINLTIELIKQTGEAIPIKSTAEKIKIINNTIKVEGPNAPIDWTYYPKSYVNTAAISSEGDDVTICGNNITVTKKADSQDQAYGTIDAIEIISGNNVNIINNTISASKGVYVYAISATLNNSDISNNKFTINGETYINAIQLANPSFNVTIANNDIKGVCRNTTQLNDTESISYAIISSSRTTPGNNITIINNNININATLNTAIELYNTENSTINNNRMNLTGAYNTAIKTENAANTHITNNTINIKGNSKTTIIPDIYGAIYNNNAINMKNSPNTDITLNNITVMDTGCSDQTAAIICTSSDNVTIYNNIFDTSNVEDKAIQTITSNNITTQLNAIFVNGTRNGNTHIITNDTIEQFFIKKDDYQLSNNVLIGDTLDFQGIIADLKDSDFKIVINKPINIISTTHNAIIQNIPITITSDAIKTNISNINIEFNSKNTITPIINNANDVKIINNIIKATSVNPITVIKSEDDNTKFIIQNNTINAVVETPLNDRIPLINTPSATVTNNKINLTDINSESILGDEAVFAANISENTPQMPFHSFINITNNTPIKYNQDANITIKIEGIYHQNITGVMNVTIDGKTYKINGTQSTITIHPNTMKVNINIDYVDENNNYLPIKNYTQILNVDRSTNSNIQITVKNEVFAGENITITAIISDNGKLIQDGYVAFKLNGVTLKDANGNRIKVRVINGIATLTYTIPSNYAAKDYILTAVFSNANYARVEVNQTVTIIPSNVFIQPTSVYYENGKLMIKADIKDAITNKNVAIRTKVTLKINGKTIIDRMIVENGTITIAQDLKFNNGIKTLTIISGPNRKYNVNKINVNFMVQNTPVKQSKNTTQITTNDSLKAKV; from the coding sequence ATGAATAAAAAAAATAAATTTTTATTCTTAGGTTTAACACTACTTTTAATATTAGTTTCAGTTAGCTCAATAAATGCAACTGAAAATAATGATACAACAACAATATCAGATACAACAAGTACAAATGATATTATTAATGTAGAAAAAACTACACCAGTAGAAAAAGATACAATAACTACAGATGTTAAATCTGAAAATAAGATAATTAAAAATACAAAAAAAGATTTAAAAGATGTAAAAACTGTTAAAAAAGCATCCAATACAACAGTAAATGTAAACTCTTCAAACTACAATCAATATTTCACAAACTCAGGAAAACTATCAGATAAAATATCTGCAAACTCATCAATTATTCTTAATGGAAAATTTGAAAATAAAACTTTCCAAATAAACAAACCAGGAATATACCTTGCAGGTAAAAATAGTATCATAAAAAATGGACAAATAACAATAACAGAAAATGCTGAAAATTCAACTCTAACAAATATCAGCATCCAAATAAGTAATTCAAACATAACAAAAGCAATAAATAACCAAGCAATGGGTGTAACATTATCAAATATTAACATCACATACAACAAACCAGCAGGTATAACACTTGGTATTCTAAATACAGCTGAAAATGTATCAATATTAAATAATAACATAAAAATAGAAGGACCAAATGCACCAATAGACTGGTATAATTCATCTAGTGAAAGATACATGAAAGTAAACACAGCAGCAATAAGCTCACAAGGTGATGACATAACCATTCGTGGAAACAATATTAACGTTACCATAGCAAATGGTAGTGCATATGACCCATATGGTACAATAGATGTTATAGAAATTGTTAATGGTGATAATGTAAATATTATAAACAATACAATAGTAGCATCAAAAGCATCATATGTATATGCTATAAGTGCAGCAATTACAAACTCAAGAGTTTCAAATAATAAATTTAATATAAGCAGTGAATCATACATCAATGCAATACAAATAGGAAATATGATTGCAACAGGATCAAATGTAGGAATTGCAAATAATATTATCACAGGTGTATGTAAAAATACAACACCACTTTCATATGATGAATCAAAAGCATATGCTATTATAGCATCAGGTGTATCAAAAGCAACTAATATGAACATTACAAATAATACAATTAATGTTAATGCAACACTAAATACTGGAATTGAACTATTTAACACAGAAAATAATATAATAACTGATAATAAAATGAACCTCTCTGGTGTATATTCAACAGGAATTAAAGGAAATCTTGCACCTAAAACTATTATTAGAAATAATAAAATAAATTCAACAGGTAATAGTTCAATTGTAACATATCCTGGTGTTTATGGAGTAATATATAATAATGATGCAATTTATCTTGAAAATAGTATGTATGTAAATATCACAAACAATAACATGAAAGTCATGGACAAAGGATGTAGTGAACAAACAGCACCTATTATACTAAATAAATCAAGTACTATAAGAGTTACTGATAATATAATTAACACATCAAATGATGAAAAAACAATACAAAATATTGGCTCATCAAATGTTTTAGATGATAAAAATACAATTTATATAAATGGTACACTTCAAGATACATATATTATAACAAATAATACAATAAGTCAATATTTCATTAAAGAAAATGGATATCAACTAGCAGATAATGTATCAGATCATGATATTCTTAATTTCCAAGGAACAATTGCAAATCTCACAGATTCAAACTTTAAAATGGTAATTAACAAACAAGTTAAATTAATTTCAACAACACAAGATGCTGTAATTCGGAATGTTCCAATAATAATTACTACTGAAGGTGAAAATACAAAAATAATAAATCTTACAATTGAACTTATAAAACAAACAGGAGAAGCAATACCTATTAAAAGTACTGCTGAAAAAATTAAAATTATAAATAATACAATTAAAGTAGAAGGACCAAATGCACCAATAGATTGGACTTATTACCCTAAATCTTACGTAAATACAGCTGCAATAAGTTCAGAAGGAGATGATGTAACTATCTGTGGAAATAACATTACTGTTACAAAAAAAGCTGATAGTCAAGATCAAGCATATGGTACAATAGATGCTATAGAAATTATTAGCGGAAATAATGTAAATATTATAAACAACACAATATCAGCATCAAAAGGTGTATATGTATATGCTATAAGTGCAACACTTAACAATTCTGATATTTCAAACAATAAATTTACCATAAATGGTGAAACATACATAAATGCTATTCAACTTGCAAATCCATCATTTAATGTTACAATAGCAAACAATGATATTAAAGGTGTATGTAGAAATACAACACAACTTAATGATACAGAATCTATATCATATGCTATTATTTCATCAAGCAGAACAACCCCTGGAAACAATATAACCATTATAAATAACAATATCAATATTAATGCTACATTAAATACAGCTATAGAATTATATAATACAGAAAATTCAACCATAAATAATAATAGAATGAATCTTACAGGAGCATATAATACAGCTATTAAAACTGAAAATGCAGCAAATACTCATATAACAAATAATACAATTAACATAAAAGGAAATAGCAAGACTACAATAATACCTGATATTTATGGAGCAATATATAATAATAATGCTATTAATATGAAAAATAGTCCAAATACTGATATTACACTTAATAATATAACAGTCATGGATACAGGATGTAGTGATCAAACAGCAGCTATAATATGTACAAGTTCAGATAATGTAACAATTTATAATAATATATTTGACACATCAAATGTTGAAGATAAAGCAATACAAACTATAACATCAAATAATATTACAACACAACTAAATGCAATTTTTGTAAATGGTACAAGAAATGGTAACACACACATTATAACAAATGATACAATAGAACAATTCTTTATTAAAAAAGATGATTATCAACTATCAAATAATGTGTTAATTGGAGATACTCTTGATTTCCAAGGAATAATTGCAGATCTTAAAGATTCAGACTTTAAAATAGTAATAAATAAACCAATTAATATTATATCAACAACACATAATGCTATAATTCAAAATATACCAATAACAATAACCTCTGATGCTATAAAAACAAATATATCAAATATTAACATTGAATTTAACTCAAAAAATACTATAACACCTATTATAAACAATGCAAATGATGTAAAAATAATAAATAACATAATAAAAGCAACATCTGTAAATCCTATAACAGTTATTAAATCAGAAGATGATAATACAAAATTCATAATACAAAACAATACAATAAATGCAGTAGTAGAAACACCACTAAATGATAGAATACCACTAATAAATACACCATCAGCAACAGTTACAAACAATAAAATTAACCTAACAGATATAAATAGTGAATCAATACTTGGAGATGAAGCAGTATTTGCAGCAAACATATCAGAAAACACACCTCAAATGCCATTCCACTCATTTATAAATATAACAAACAATACACCAATTAAATATAATCAAGATGCAAATATCACAATAAAAATAGAAGGAATTTACCATCAAAACATTACAGGAGTTATGAATGTAACAATCGATGGTAAAACATACAAAATTAATGGAACTCAAAGTACAATAACAATTCATCCAAACACAATGAAAGTAAATATAAACATAGATTACGTAGATGAAAATAACAACTATCTACCAATTAAAAACTACACACAAATACTTAATGTAGACCGTTCAACAAACTCAAACATTCAAATTACAGTTAAAAATGAAGTATTTGCCGGTGAAAATATTACCATTACAGCAATAATATCAGATAATGGTAAATTAATCCAAGACGGTTATGTAGCTTTCAAACTTAATGGAGTAACATTAAAAGATGCAAATGGAAACAGAATAAAAGTACGCGTAATTAATGGAATAGCAACACTAACATACACAATACCAAGTAATTACGCAGCAAAAGACTATATATTAACTGCAGTATTCTCAAATGCAAACTACGCACGTGTAGAAGTAAATCAAACAGTAACAATAATACCATCAAATGTATTTATACAACCAACAAGTGTATATTACGAAAATGGAAAACTAATGATAAAAGCAGATATTAAAGATGCAATAACAAACAAAAACGTAGCAATAAGAACAAAAGTAACACTAAAAATCAATGGAAAAACAATTATTGACCGTATGATAGTAGAAAATGGAACAATCACAATAGCACAAGATCTTAAATTTAACAACGGTATAAAAACATTAACAATCATATCAGGACCAAATCGTAAATATAACGTAAATAAAATAAATGTAAATTTTATGGTACAAAACACACCAGTAAAACAAAGCAAAAACACAACACAAATAACAACAAATGACAGCTTAAAAGCAAAAGTATAA
- a CDS encoding nucleotide sugar dehydrogenase, translating into MKTIIYPDSQTDLKKYEKLNTDLKIYNKNVQINDTQITKDDTDQTLLEADVIILTQSCINTGKYNLENIKQACEQIREFVDENKTIVFDTPLPPRSVYKMSKVIDDLGIIKDMNLAYITHIDDDTQLIGYSNENTKNLITDLYKDMALKTETTNNIQTAECVPIIQNAYKDTLIALANQTAILSEAITIDLIEAIKLANMNKDINLLNPQPVLHNDIIRDSQEIVNLADEYGEAAQLSQTTRDTNNYVAYHVAYMAEKELYLKEHLAMFETTVAILGITEDPKLITEDNNVSLILIDDFVSRDVDVLVCDDKIPEEIIQKHGAKKITLDEAYEADCIIIMTDDPQFKNLEHDKVQKVVISALPILNKDEFDDKEYSSVGQYRLKKEEML; encoded by the coding sequence ATGAAAACAATAATATACCCAGATAGTCAAACTGATCTTAAAAAATATGAAAAACTAAACACAGATCTAAAAATATATAATAAAAACGTCCAAATAAACGATACTCAAATTACTAAAGATGACACAGATCAGACACTTCTTGAAGCTGATGTAATCATACTAACACAAAGCTGCATTAACACTGGTAAATATAACCTAGAAAACATAAAACAAGCATGTGAACAAATCAGAGAATTTGTAGATGAAAATAAAACAATAGTATTTGATACACCACTTCCACCAAGAAGTGTATATAAAATGTCAAAAGTAATAGATGATCTTGGAATCATAAAAGATATGAACCTTGCATATATAACACATATAGATGATGATACACAACTAATAGGATATTCAAATGAAAATACAAAAAACCTAATAACAGATCTATATAAAGACATGGCATTAAAAACTGAAACAACAAATAATATACAAACAGCAGAATGTGTACCAATAATACAAAATGCATACAAAGACACATTAATAGCACTAGCAAACCAAACAGCTATATTATCAGAAGCTATAACTATAGATTTAATTGAAGCAATAAAACTTGCAAATATGAATAAAGATATCAACCTTCTTAATCCACAACCAGTACTACATAATGATATAATACGAGATAGCCAGGAAATTGTAAATCTAGCTGATGAATATGGAGAAGCAGCACAACTATCACAAACTACACGTGATACAAACAACTATGTAGCATACCACGTTGCATACATGGCAGAAAAAGAACTATACCTAAAAGAACATTTAGCAATGTTTGAAACAACAGTAGCAATACTAGGAATAACAGAAGATCCAAAACTCATAACAGAAGATAACAACGTATCATTAATATTAATAGATGACTTTGTATCACGAGATGTAGATGTATTAGTATGTGATGATAAAATACCAGAAGAAATAATCCAAAAACATGGAGCAAAGAAAATAACACTAGATGAAGCATATGAAGCTGATTGTATCATCATAATGACAGATGATCCACAATTTAAAAATTTAGAACATGATAAAGTACAAAAAGTTGTAATATCAGCACTACCAATACTTAATAAAGATGAATTTGATGATAAAGAATACTCAAGTGTTGGACAATACAGACTTAAAAAAGAGGAAATGTTATGA